From Oceanococcus atlanticus, a single genomic window includes:
- a CDS encoding acyl-CoA dehydrogenase family protein, which produces MTSNPPEFPQMSRQSPAHGWPQNPKSKIDGFGIQPPLDDITREFQPQLRKFAVEVMRPIGQRLDRLPADQIIAEGSEFWTFHKRYQELGVELSMLAQMEPEARANLFCVLLEELGYGDGGLAISVAAGMLPTYVSMLFGNQFLMERFPETELGCWGITEPDHGSDSIDPQGMVRHPGAKYGRPNTVARFYKDKIILNGQKSAWVSNGTCAKHCILYCAADFGDGPSVEGGCVLVIPLDLPGISRGKPLEKLGQRGDPQGEIFFNDVEVSLDYVLAGPEDYLRAVYCIHSEANALMGAIWTGAARSAYHLAHAYAHERKQGGVPIFNHQLVAYKLFHMFRSVEAASSLTRRVVHYNMTSDVPALQAAMCAKTLGTQTAFEVSSEALGIFGGNGLTHEYPMEKIMRDSRASLIEDGTNDVLAIKGGYYLMDPDLL; this is translated from the coding sequence ATGACCAGCAATCCCCCTGAATTCCCGCAGATGTCGCGTCAGTCGCCGGCTCATGGCTGGCCGCAGAATCCCAAGTCGAAGATCGATGGCTTTGGCATTCAGCCGCCGCTGGACGACATCACCCGCGAGTTCCAGCCGCAGCTGCGCAAGTTCGCCGTCGAGGTCATGCGCCCGATCGGTCAACGCCTGGACCGCTTGCCGGCCGACCAGATCATCGCCGAAGGATCGGAGTTCTGGACCTTCCACAAACGCTATCAGGAGCTGGGCGTGGAGCTGAGCATGCTCGCCCAGATGGAGCCGGAAGCGCGCGCCAATCTGTTCTGTGTGCTGCTTGAAGAATTGGGTTATGGCGACGGCGGTCTGGCCATTTCGGTCGCCGCGGGCATGCTGCCGACCTATGTGTCGATGCTGTTCGGCAATCAGTTCCTGATGGAGCGCTTTCCGGAAACCGAACTGGGTTGCTGGGGCATCACCGAGCCGGATCACGGGTCGGACTCGATCGACCCGCAGGGCATGGTGCGCCATCCCGGGGCCAAGTACGGCAGGCCCAACACCGTGGCGCGCTTCTACAAGGACAAGATCATCCTCAACGGGCAGAAGTCAGCCTGGGTCTCCAACGGCACCTGCGCCAAGCACTGCATTCTCTACTGCGCGGCTGATTTCGGTGATGGCCCGAGCGTGGAAGGTGGCTGCGTGCTGGTCATTCCGCTGGATCTGCCGGGCATCAGCCGTGGCAAACCGCTGGAAAAACTGGGCCAGCGTGGCGACCCTCAAGGCGAAATCTTCTTCAATGACGTGGAAGTGTCGCTTGACTACGTGCTCGCCGGCCCCGAGGACTATCTGCGTGCGGTTTACTGCATTCACTCCGAAGCCAATGCCTTGATGGGCGCAATCTGGACCGGCGCTGCGCGCTCGGCCTATCACCTGGCCCATGCTTACGCCCACGAGCGCAAGCAAGGCGGGGTGCCGATCTTCAACCACCAGCTGGTGGCCTACAAGCTGTTCCACATGTTCCGCAGTGTCGAGGCAGCCTCAAGCCTGACCCGGCGTGTCGTGCACTACAACATGACCAGTGATGTGCCGGCCCTGCAGGCCGCCATGTGCGCCAAAACACTGGGCACGCAAACCGCCTTTGAGGTGTCCAGTGAGGCTCTGGGGATCTTCGGCGGCAACGGTCTGACCCACGAGTACCCGATGGAAAAGATCATGCGTGATTCGCGTGCCTCGCTGATCGAAGACGGCACCAATGACGTGCTGGCGATCAAGGGTGGCTACTACCTGATGGATCCGGATCTGCTCTAA
- a CDS encoding glucose 1-dehydrogenase — MGRLQGKVCLITGAASGIGLATARRFVEEGAKVMLSDIHEQALADAAQTLNGDVATARHDVVDDAQWSAVLDQVNSRWGRLDVLVNSAGIGLPGTIETQTDEEWDQTIAINLTAVMKGTRKGIAAMKASGGGSIINVASIEGILGEPLVMAYNASKGGVRIFSKSAAKLCALEGYNIRVNCMCPGFVETAMVRDAVASMEPAMAEAFTAKVLASIPMGRMAQPEEIANGILFLASDESSFMTGADLIIDGGHTA, encoded by the coding sequence ATGGGCCGATTACAAGGCAAAGTGTGTTTGATTACCGGCGCAGCATCCGGCATTGGCTTGGCGACAGCGCGCCGCTTCGTCGAGGAAGGCGCCAAGGTGATGCTGAGCGACATTCATGAACAAGCCCTGGCTGACGCGGCCCAGACATTAAACGGTGACGTGGCCACCGCGCGGCACGATGTGGTCGATGATGCGCAGTGGAGCGCGGTGCTGGATCAGGTCAACAGCCGTTGGGGGCGTCTCGATGTGTTGGTCAACAGCGCCGGTATCGGCTTGCCCGGCACGATTGAAACCCAGACCGACGAGGAATGGGACCAGACTATCGCGATCAATCTCACCGCGGTCATGAAAGGCACACGCAAAGGTATTGCGGCGATGAAGGCGTCCGGTGGTGGTTCGATCATCAACGTGGCGAGCATTGAAGGCATCCTCGGCGAACCGCTGGTGATGGCCTACAACGCCTCCAAGGGCGGGGTGCGCATCTTTTCCAAATCGGCGGCCAAGTTGTGTGCGCTTGAGGGCTATAACATCCGCGTCAATTGCATGTGCCCGGGCTTTGTCGAGACCGCGATGGTGCGCGATGCGGTGGCCAGCATGGAGCCGGCCATGGCCGAGGCCTTCACCGCCAAGGTGCTGGCCTCAATCCCGATGGGGCGGATGGCGCAGCCGGAAGAAATTGCTAACGGGATTCTGTTCCTGGCCTCGGACGAATCCAGTTTCATGACCGGTGCCGATCTCATTATCGATGGCGGCCATACGGCCTGA
- a CDS encoding thiolase family protein, producing MKMNAYVAGVGMTRFGKYLDRGLKSLGQEAISAALTDAGLDKSDIQAAYMGNGGAAVVTGQVLVPGQCVLRGMGIGEIPVVNVENACATSATAFQQAAAMVSAGAYDVVLVCGTEKLYSEDKLATFSVFQGAVDTEDMEGVKRRLAENARATGSTADIEGAGSTRSMFMDIYASMARTHMQTYGSTQRHFAMVSAKNSFHGSLNPKAQYQDELSVEDVLAARPVVDPLTLPMCSPIGDGAAAVVLVSERKARQLGLGRMVRVLSSVLASGHDDPGKPDAPEMTVNQVYAEAGLGPDELSVVELHDASAPAEVIYYELLGLCAKGESVRLIEDGETRLGGRLPVNPSGGLLRKGHPIGASGAGQIVELVTQLRGEAGARQVDGARLALAENGGGFIGNDVAAIVISMLQKV from the coding sequence ATGAAAATGAACGCTTACGTGGCGGGCGTGGGCATGACGCGCTTTGGCAAATATCTGGACCGCGGGCTCAAATCGCTCGGCCAGGAAGCCATCAGCGCGGCGCTGACCGATGCCGGGCTGGACAAGTCCGATATTCAGGCCGCCTACATGGGCAATGGCGGCGCGGCCGTGGTCACCGGCCAGGTGCTGGTGCCGGGACAGTGCGTGCTGCGTGGCATGGGCATCGGCGAAATTCCGGTGGTCAATGTAGAGAACGCCTGCGCCACCTCCGCCACCGCTTTCCAGCAGGCGGCGGCCATGGTCAGTGCCGGTGCCTATGACGTGGTGCTGGTGTGCGGGACCGAAAAACTCTACAGCGAAGACAAGCTGGCCACCTTCTCGGTGTTTCAGGGTGCGGTCGACACCGAAGACATGGAAGGGGTCAAGCGGCGCCTGGCGGAAAATGCCAGGGCCACAGGTTCCACCGCGGATATCGAAGGTGCCGGCAGCACCCGGTCCATGTTCATGGACATCTACGCCTCGATGGCGCGCACCCACATGCAAACCTATGGCTCGACCCAGCGCCATTTCGCGATGGTCTCGGCCAAGAATTCTTTCCACGGCAGCCTCAATCCCAAGGCCCAGTATCAGGACGAGCTGAGCGTCGAGGACGTGCTGGCGGCGCGCCCGGTGGTTGATCCGCTGACTTTGCCGATGTGCTCGCCGATTGGTGATGGGGCCGCGGCAGTGGTGCTGGTGTCCGAGCGCAAGGCACGCCAGCTGGGGCTGGGGCGCATGGTTCGGGTGCTGTCTTCGGTGCTGGCTTCCGGACACGATGATCCGGGCAAGCCGGATGCGCCGGAGATGACCGTCAATCAGGTCTATGCCGAAGCAGGCCTGGGGCCGGATGAGCTCAGCGTGGTTGAGCTGCACGATGCTTCGGCGCCGGCCGAGGTGATCTATTACGAATTGTTGGGCCTGTGCGCCAAGGGTGAATCCGTGCGTCTGATCGAGGATGGCGAGACTCGCCTGGGTGGCCGCCTGCCGGTCAACCCGTCGGGTGGTCTGTTGCGCAAGGGGCACCCCATCGGCGCATCCGGTGCGGGACAGATTGTGGAGCTGGTGACCCAGCTGCGCGGCGAAGCCGGTGCCCGCCAGGTTGATGGCGCACGGCTGGCGCTGGCCGAGAACGGCGGCGGATTTATCGGCAATGACGTTGCCGCCATTGTGATTTCCATGTTGCAGAAGGTTTAA
- a CDS encoding LuxR C-terminal-related transcriptional regulator has protein sequence MSPSQPQTPLLESKFNPAISAAQLIERSRLDVPDTFLDAKATVAGISAPAGYGKSTILATWQQTLSEHGIRAAWLSLDENDNDPARFMRYLGGALSRALDTESRHWSADLNSDDQRLITLERLAAQLATLDVRVCLFLDDLHVLENKSVLDTVHWLAHYAPEQLQLVLAGRSLAALPLSRLRVRRKLVELGESDLKFTTEEARSFFSSRGISALSDANLHMLMARTEGWPAGLELAGILLESASDPRSLIEDFTGNEQNVMEYLGEVLLEQLDQDTREFLFATAQFRRVNAELAQQVTGLTNAQQRLDELHRGNFFLSRMDGDGRWFRYHQLIRDFLCERGQQENPEQSRETLIRGANHYYAQDLHYEAIQCAMRAQAWDVAGAWLAQHVEDLVLRQGYLQSIMDWMQRLPQEWADRYPKIRINYAFALTFFGRHQETEAQIQQLEALRDRLAQADQPNHKVIDELECAIGGQRSYLYALMDNREGALSESKAWLERWPDAPADQRGGISNVLTFAYKCFGELDTAMAVSNDVMRWVPSKTEGYYVFSWFYCVRCYLLLKRGEFHAARQTAIEALETLERRAGRADWLNSSYLHGVLAMVYYEFGEMPKAEAHLEMGLSEDDNYIQADHHIVRYLTQARFQRWRGDTRQGLAIMQQGRAISERLNLPRPAMSLVAEEITWYARDGQLDKARELAARYHLDVMPEGANLDLREEKSYRTVARCQLQECPEQVANMLNSGIQHCVAKGLPHRQLELMMLQAMALQQAGDVDQAVEVVTQALMVAAPRGYYRVFRDEGEPIAKLLARVKLSDQQQAAAALLKRLLDESSQSSRPRGQDGNTGLVEPLTQRELQILGRLQSDLSNREIAEAIFVSEGTLKWHLHNIYGKLGVRTRSGALATAKDLGLV, from the coding sequence ATGTCGCCCAGCCAGCCCCAAACCCCACTCCTGGAGTCGAAATTCAACCCCGCCATCAGTGCGGCACAGCTGATTGAGCGTTCGCGGCTGGATGTACCGGACACCTTTCTGGACGCCAAAGCCACGGTTGCCGGAATCAGCGCGCCCGCGGGCTATGGAAAATCGACCATCCTGGCGACCTGGCAGCAAACGCTGAGCGAGCACGGCATTCGCGCGGCGTGGCTCAGCCTGGACGAGAACGACAACGATCCGGCACGCTTCATGCGCTATTTGGGCGGCGCCCTGAGTCGCGCGCTGGATACAGAGTCGCGACACTGGTCGGCGGATTTGAACAGCGACGATCAGCGGCTGATTACGCTGGAGCGCCTGGCCGCCCAGCTGGCCACACTGGATGTGCGTGTGTGCCTGTTTCTGGATGACCTGCATGTGCTTGAAAACAAAAGTGTGCTGGACACCGTGCACTGGTTGGCCCACTACGCGCCTGAGCAACTTCAACTGGTCCTGGCAGGCCGATCGCTGGCGGCCCTGCCACTGAGCCGTTTGCGCGTGCGCCGCAAGTTGGTGGAACTGGGCGAAAGCGATCTGAAATTCACCACAGAAGAAGCGCGCAGTTTCTTCTCCAGCCGCGGCATCAGTGCGCTCAGCGATGCCAATCTGCATATGCTGATGGCGCGTACCGAAGGCTGGCCAGCTGGACTTGAACTGGCCGGCATCCTGCTGGAAAGCGCCAGCGACCCGCGCTCGTTGATTGAGGACTTCACCGGCAACGAGCAAAACGTGATGGAGTACCTTGGCGAGGTGCTGCTTGAACAGCTCGACCAGGACACCCGCGAATTTCTGTTTGCTACGGCTCAGTTCCGCCGCGTCAATGCCGAACTGGCACAGCAGGTCACCGGCCTGACCAATGCCCAACAGCGCCTCGACGAACTGCATCGTGGCAATTTCTTTCTCAGTCGCATGGATGGCGACGGGCGATGGTTTCGCTACCACCAGCTGATCCGTGATTTCCTATGCGAGCGGGGTCAGCAGGAAAACCCTGAGCAATCACGAGAAACCTTGATTCGCGGCGCCAATCATTATTACGCGCAGGATCTGCACTACGAAGCCATCCAATGCGCAATGCGTGCCCAAGCCTGGGACGTGGCGGGCGCTTGGCTTGCCCAACATGTGGAAGATCTGGTGTTACGCCAGGGCTACCTGCAATCCATCATGGACTGGATGCAACGGCTGCCGCAGGAGTGGGCTGACCGCTACCCCAAAATCCGCATCAACTATGCGTTCGCGCTGACTTTTTTCGGTCGCCATCAGGAGACCGAAGCCCAAATCCAGCAGTTGGAGGCGCTACGCGATCGATTGGCTCAAGCCGACCAGCCCAACCATAAAGTCATCGACGAGTTGGAATGCGCCATCGGCGGCCAGCGCAGCTATCTGTATGCCTTGATGGATAATCGCGAAGGCGCCTTGAGCGAGTCGAAAGCCTGGCTGGAACGGTGGCCGGACGCGCCGGCTGATCAGCGTGGCGGCATTTCCAATGTGCTGACCTTTGCCTACAAGTGCTTTGGCGAGCTCGATACCGCGATGGCGGTGTCCAACGACGTGATGCGCTGGGTGCCCAGCAAAACGGAAGGCTATTACGTCTTTTCCTGGTTTTACTGCGTACGTTGTTATCTGCTGCTCAAGCGCGGTGAATTCCATGCCGCACGGCAGACGGCCATCGAAGCCCTGGAAACGCTGGAGCGCCGCGCCGGACGAGCCGACTGGCTCAACAGCAGCTATCTGCATGGCGTGCTTGCCATGGTCTATTACGAATTCGGCGAGATGCCCAAAGCCGAAGCGCATCTGGAAATGGGTCTGTCCGAAGACGACAACTACATCCAGGCCGATCATCACATCGTGCGCTATCTCACCCAGGCACGCTTCCAGCGCTGGCGTGGCGACACAAGACAGGGCCTGGCCATCATGCAACAGGGCCGCGCCATCAGCGAGCGGCTCAATCTGCCGCGCCCGGCCATGAGCCTGGTCGCCGAGGAAATCACCTGGTACGCCCGAGATGGTCAGCTGGACAAAGCCCGTGAACTGGCCGCGCGCTATCACCTCGACGTCATGCCGGAAGGTGCCAATCTCGATTTACGCGAGGAAAAGAGTTACCGCACAGTGGCGCGTTGCCAGTTACAGGAATGTCCGGAGCAAGTCGCCAACATGCTCAACTCTGGCATCCAGCACTGTGTTGCCAAAGGTCTGCCGCATCGCCAGCTTGAGTTGATGATGCTACAGGCCATGGCCCTGCAACAGGCCGGCGATGTTGATCAAGCGGTTGAGGTGGTCACACAAGCGCTGATGGTGGCAGCACCACGTGGCTACTACCGGGTTTTTCGTGATGAAGGTGAGCCCATCGCCAAGCTGCTGGCGCGGGTCAAACTGAGCGATCAGCAGCAGGCAGCAGCGGCGCTGCTCAAGCGTTTGCTGGACGAATCTTCACAGAGCAGCCGCCCGCGGGGCCAAGATGGCAACACGGGCCTGGTCGAGCCTTTGACCCAGCGCGAACTACAGATTCTAGGGCGCCTGCAATCAGACCTGAGCAATCGCGAGATCGCCGAGGCCATCTTTGTCTCCGAAGGCACCCTCAAATGGCATCTGCACAACATCTACGGCAAGCTCGGCGTGCGCACCCGCTCGGGTGCGCTGGCCACCGCCAAGGATCTGGGCCTGGTCTAG